A single Pygocentrus nattereri isolate fPygNat1 chromosome 28, fPygNat1.pri, whole genome shotgun sequence DNA region contains:
- the plat gene encoding tissue-type plasminogen activator, producing the protein MNATVKLLLLLPLLCCTLADTERLHRERRGTRSFRDRCEDSDSAAVRDLGETWLRWRGQRVEYCRCALRGRVRCHYVPITTCYVSRCYNGGTCKEAVYSTDFICQCPPGFTGDQCEINLNEKCATGSGASYRGTWSISGSGAECINWNSTSLRGKKFTARKPEAVMLGLGNHNYCRNPDGDSKPWCYVFKKSQVMWEFCSVPNCTTAPAECVKGSGQSYRGMQVVTKSGAKCLPWDSPAISRKIYTAWRPDARELGLGSHNFCRNPDGDLSPWCHIYKGSQLTWELCDITKCPRRPSTISTLGPRAPATTNNRGSCGQRVTKPSNSLPEFRIRGGQASDIKDQPWQAAITVYRPRSRSHSFLCGGVLIDSCWVLSAAHCFHEGFTADRLRVTLGRTFRQKNSSSEQIFDVENYWLHEQYNEETYDNDIVLLKLKTEHGICAIHSPEVLPVCLPEPNLVFQDWMECEISGYGKEEEFSPFYSEQVKRGHVRLWPQERCVPEKLSGRLVTSNMLCAGDTRGLDDACKGDSGGPLVCEKDGRMMLAGLISWGDGCGKKDTPGVYTRVVKYIAWIANKMRSNR; encoded by the exons ATGAATGCAACGGTGAaactgctgcttctgctgcctCTGCTCTGCTGCACTTTAGCTGACACG GAGCGGctgcacagagagaggagaggaacacGCAGCTTCAGAG acCGCTGTGAGGATTCGGACTCAGCTGCGGTCAGAGATTTAGGGGAAACGTGGCTGAGATGGAGAGGTCAGAGAGTGGAATACTGCCGCTGTGCCCTGAGAGGAAGAGTGCGCTGTCACTACGTACCTATAACTA CATGTTATGTGTCGAGATGTTATAACGGAGGGACGTGTAAGGAGGCGGTGTATTCAACTGACTTCATCTGCCAGTGTCCACCAGGCTTTACTGGAGATCAGTGTGAAATCA ATTTGAATGAGAAGTGTGCGACTGGGTCGGGGGCAAGTTATCGTGGCACGTGGAGCATCTCAGGCTCTGGCGCTGAATGCATAAACTGGAACTCCACATCACTCCGAGGCAAAAAATTCACGGCCAGGAAGCCAGAGGCTGTCATGCTGGGGCTGGGCAATCACAACTACTgcag GAATCCAGATGGTGATTCCAAGCCGTGGTGCTACGTGTTTAAAAAGTCCCAGGTCATGTGGGAGTTCTGTTCTGTGCCAAACTGTACAAcag CTCCTGCAGAGTGTGTGAAGGGGTCAGGGCAGTCATACAGAGGGATGCAGGTGGTCACTAAGAGCGGAGCAAAGTGTCTGCCCTGGGACTCCCCTGCCATCTCCCGCAAGATTTACACAGCCTGGAGGCCAGACGCCAGAGAGCTGGGCCTGGGCAGCCACAACTTCTGCAG GAACCCGGATGGTGACCTCAGTCCATGGTGTCATATTTATAAAGGCTCCCAGCTGACGTGGGAACTGTGTGATATCACCAAATGCC CGAGGAGACCTTCCACCATCTCCACCCTTGGGCCGAGAGCGCCTGCGACGACGAACAACCGAG GCTCCTGTGGTCAGCGTGTTACAAAGCCCTCCAATTCTCTTCCTGAATTCAGGATACGAGGCGGTCAGGCCAGTGACATCAAAGATCAGCCGTGGCAGGCAGCCATCACTGTGTACCGGCCACGCTCACGATCACACAGCTTTCTGTGTGGAGGTGTCCTGATTGACTCCTGCTGGGTCCTCTCTGCAGCCCACTGCTTCCATGAGGG ATTTACTGCAGATCGTCTGCGTGTCACCCTCGGCCGAACCTTCAGGCAGAAGAACTCGAGCAGTGAACAGATCTTTGATGTGGAGAACTACTGGCTCCATGAACAATACAATGAGGAGACCTATGACAATGATATAG TTCTTCTAAAGCTGAAGACTGAACATGGAATCTGTGCTATCCATTCTCCGGAAGTGCTGCCCGTCTGTTTACCGGAACCCAATCTGGTTTTCCAAGACTGGATGGAGTGTGAGATTTCTGGTTATGGCAAGGAAGAAGAGT tctctccaTTCTACTCAGAACAAGTGAAGCGGGGTCATGTGCGCTTGTGGCCTCAGGAGCGCTGTGTGCCGGAGAAACTCTCTGGACGTTTGGTCACCTCTAACATGCTGTGTGCTGGAGATACACGTGGCCTGGATGATGCCTGCAAG GGGGACTCAGGTGGTCCTCTGGTGTGTGAAAAGGATGGCAGAATGATGCTCGCGGGTTTGATCAGCTGGGGTGATGGATGTGGAAAGAAAGACACGCCAGGTGTTTACACGCGTGTCGTGAAGTACATTGCCTGGATTGCCAACAAGATGAGATCCAACCGATAA